One stretch of Streptomyces peucetius DNA includes these proteins:
- a CDS encoding YibE/F family protein, producing the protein MTSSQQPPEPHGQAHSHAHAHGPAAPVSQHLRRVIAAVLIPFATAVLVGLAVLWPGGAPGHERTGVGFDRQTEQGKVVSLERIDCKDVNAAQVPPTGDTSTPQGREAVNSQQGLCARATVEVTTGKDKGRTFVEIVQPDAPRQLKEGQGVVVAYAPDAPRDLQYSVTDIDRGLPMALLAAIFAVVVVLVGRMRGVMALISLVVSFALLTLFILPAILQGSNPLVVAVVGASAIMLIALYLCHGVTARTSVAVLGTLISLLLIGLLGSLFIGWASLSGNTDDNTGLIHGLYPEIDMSGLLLAGVIIGSLGVLDDVTVTQTSAVWELHQADPEMGPRALYRSAIRIGRDHIASVVNTLVLAYAGAALPLLLLFSIAQSSVGTVANSELVAEEIVRTLVGSIGLVASVPVTTALATLVVSADRSGPAAGTDGSPARTGRGRRRKR; encoded by the coding sequence GTGACTTCATCGCAGCAGCCCCCAGAACCGCACGGCCAGGCCCACAGTCATGCGCACGCTCATGGGCCCGCCGCGCCGGTCTCCCAGCACCTTCGCCGAGTCATCGCGGCCGTGCTCATCCCCTTCGCGACGGCCGTCCTCGTCGGGCTCGCCGTCCTGTGGCCCGGCGGGGCACCCGGGCACGAGCGCACCGGAGTCGGCTTCGACCGGCAGACGGAGCAGGGCAAGGTGGTGTCGCTCGAGAGAATCGACTGCAAGGACGTCAACGCCGCCCAGGTCCCGCCGACCGGTGATACCTCCACACCCCAGGGGCGCGAGGCGGTCAACTCGCAGCAGGGCCTCTGCGCCAGGGCGACCGTCGAGGTGACCACGGGCAAGGACAAGGGCCGTACCTTCGTCGAGATCGTCCAGCCGGACGCACCGCGGCAGTTGAAGGAGGGGCAGGGCGTCGTCGTCGCCTACGCCCCCGACGCCCCCCGCGACCTCCAGTACTCGGTGACGGACATCGACCGCGGCCTCCCGATGGCGCTGCTGGCGGCGATCTTCGCCGTCGTGGTGGTGCTGGTGGGCCGGATGCGCGGTGTGATGGCCCTGATCTCTCTCGTGGTCTCGTTCGCCCTGCTGACGCTGTTCATCCTGCCCGCGATCCTGCAGGGGTCCAATCCGCTGGTCGTGGCGGTGGTCGGGGCGAGTGCCATCATGCTGATCGCGCTCTATCTGTGTCATGGGGTGACCGCGCGGACGTCCGTCGCGGTGCTCGGGACCCTGATCTCCCTGCTGCTGATCGGGCTTCTCGGTTCGCTGTTCATCGGCTGGGCCAGCCTGAGCGGCAACACCGACGACAACACCGGTCTGATCCACGGTCTGTATCCGGAGATCGACATGAGCGGTCTGCTGCTCGCCGGCGTGATCATCGGCTCGCTCGGCGTGCTCGACGACGTGACGGTGACGCAGACTTCGGCGGTCTGGGAACTGCACCAGGCCGATCCGGAGATGGGCCCCCGTGCCCTCTACCGCTCCGCCATCCGCATCGGCCGCGACCACATTGCGTCCGTCGTCAACACCCTCGTACTCGCCTACGCCGGCGCCGCGTTGCCCCTGCTGCTCCTCTTCTCCATCGCCCAGTCCAGCGTGGGTACCGTCGCCAACAGCGAGCTGGTGGCGGAGGAGATCGTACGGACCCTGGTGGGCTCGATCGGGCTGGTCGCCTCGGTGCCGGTGACGACTGCGCTCGCCACCCTGGTGGTCTCCGCCGACCGCTCCGGCCCGGCGGCGGGGACGGACGGTTCACCGGCCCGCACGGGCAGGGGGCGGCGGCGCAAGCGGTGA
- a CDS encoding metallophosphoesterase: MVEGSMTQGAGQGPVVRTATLRDFRVPPYAQVPVQSQAADPGHAGHPGNAFPEGEPEGYTPTARDLPVIRRGGPGDTVQVHVDPAEPAGDEGRGPLYVVGDVHGYLDELVAALAGQGLIDAEGHWAAGNARLWFLGDFTDRGPDGIGVIDLVMRLSAEAAAAGGYCKALMGNHELLLLGAKRFGDTPVNSGAGTATFQAAWLLNGGQKADMDRLQEVHLQWMARLDAIVEEDDHLLLHSDTTAYLDYGSTIADVNDTVHAILTRNDADECWDLFRKFTKRFAFRDDGGPQAVRELLGAYGGRRIVHGHSPIPYLLGEVGTEDGEDGERPVVEGPHVYADGLAIAMDGGVTMAGKLLVQHLPLPN, encoded by the coding sequence GTGGTGGAGGGGTCGATGACTCAGGGGGCCGGTCAAGGACCCGTGGTGCGGACGGCGACGTTGCGCGATTTCCGTGTACCGCCGTACGCGCAGGTTCCCGTGCAGTCGCAGGCGGCGGACCCGGGTCACGCGGGCCATCCCGGCAACGCCTTCCCCGAGGGCGAACCGGAGGGCTACACCCCCACCGCACGCGATCTGCCCGTCATCCGCCGAGGCGGTCCGGGCGACACCGTCCAGGTCCATGTCGACCCCGCCGAGCCGGCCGGGGACGAAGGACGCGGCCCGCTGTACGTCGTCGGCGACGTCCACGGCTATCTCGACGAACTCGTGGCGGCCCTGGCCGGACAGGGCCTCATCGACGCCGAAGGCCACTGGGCCGCGGGCAACGCCCGGCTCTGGTTCCTCGGCGACTTCACCGACCGGGGCCCCGACGGCATCGGTGTGATCGACCTCGTCATGCGGCTCTCGGCCGAGGCCGCCGCCGCGGGCGGTTACTGCAAGGCGCTCATGGGCAATCACGAGCTGCTGCTGCTCGGCGCCAAACGCTTCGGTGACACGCCCGTCAACTCCGGTGCCGGCACCGCCACCTTCCAGGCGGCCTGGCTTCTCAACGGCGGCCAGAAAGCGGACATGGACCGGCTGCAGGAGGTCCATCTGCAGTGGATGGCCCGGCTCGACGCGATCGTCGAGGAGGACGACCACCTCCTGCTGCACTCCGACACGACCGCCTATCTCGACTACGGATCCACCATCGCGGACGTCAACGACACCGTGCACGCGATCCTCACGCGCAACGACGCGGACGAGTGCTGGGACCTGTTCCGCAAGTTCACCAAGCGCTTCGCCTTCCGCGACGACGGCGGCCCGCAGGCGGTGCGCGAGCTGCTCGGTGCCTACGGCGGCCGGCGCATCGTGCACGGCCACAGCCCCATTCCGTATCTGCTGGGCGAAGTGGGCACCGAGGACGGCGAGGACGGCGAACGCCCCGTCGTCGAGGGTCCGCACGTGTACGCGGACGGGCTCGCGATCGCCATGGACGGCGGCGTGACCATGGCCGGAAAGCTGCTTGTCCAGCACCTCCCGCTGCCGAACTGA
- a CDS encoding DUF2637 domain-containing protein, with product MYDEYGSFGSAVSHPEMGGYGRWEDPYAASPKTFLSPHEPMAPLGLEILDGTWDPTAELQQLLQPSAGEEKPTAFSGYGSGLDSGDGSSLADRNSITAELPRVRPVPGHRRRVPSQKPRFSLLQTVSVSIAVVAAVIVSGVSIFGGMVALDPLRHIAASRTSQGLMSWWPVLVYGPWLVASLSILRASLHHRRTVQSWVVVLFFSAITTWLCVIESAGSFTDVAAAALPALAALVCFQQLVRLVTLARPPRRPSARHRVRVPSTPFLPSTPG from the coding sequence ATGTATGACGAGTACGGCTCGTTCGGTTCAGCGGTTTCCCACCCGGAAATGGGCGGCTATGGCAGGTGGGAGGACCCGTATGCCGCTTCCCCGAAGACCTTTCTGAGCCCCCATGAGCCGATGGCTCCTCTCGGCCTGGAGATCCTTGACGGGACGTGGGACCCGACAGCGGAACTGCAGCAATTGCTGCAGCCCTCTGCCGGAGAGGAGAAGCCCACGGCTTTCTCCGGCTATGGCAGCGGCCTGGACTCGGGAGACGGCAGCTCACTCGCAGACCGGAACAGCATCACCGCCGAACTTCCCCGTGTACGCCCCGTGCCGGGGCATCGCCGACGGGTACCGTCGCAGAAGCCGAGGTTCTCTCTGCTGCAGACAGTCAGCGTCTCCATTGCCGTGGTGGCCGCCGTCATCGTTTCCGGAGTGAGCATCTTCGGAGGCATGGTCGCCCTGGACCCGCTACGGCACATTGCCGCGTCACGAACGTCCCAGGGCCTGATGAGCTGGTGGCCGGTTCTGGTCTACGGACCCTGGCTGGTTGCGTCTCTCTCCATCCTGCGCGCATCGCTCCATCATCGCCGGACGGTGCAATCCTGGGTGGTCGTACTCTTCTTCTCGGCCATCACGACCTGGTTGTGCGTGATCGAGTCAGCCGGGTCGTTCACCGACGTCGCTGCTGCCGCGCTCCCTGCCCTTGCAGCTCTTGTCTGCTTTCAGCAACTCGTCCGGCTCGTCACGCTGGCCCGGCCGCCCCGCCGTCCCTCCGCGCGCCACCGTGTCCGCGTTCCATCCACACCATTCCTGCCCTCCACGCCCGGCTGA
- a CDS encoding DUF5326 family protein, giving the protein MQELFAGMPWWVKWVAVPVIALLVFGGLIMSVVGFVIGLLFKLLVFVALVGGLVFLVRKFMASSDSRGEW; this is encoded by the coding sequence GTGCAGGAGCTATTCGCGGGTATGCCGTGGTGGGTGAAGTGGGTCGCGGTACCGGTGATCGCGCTGCTCGTTTTCGGCGGACTCATCATGAGCGTCGTCGGATTCGTGATCGGGCTGCTGTTCAAGCTGCTGGTGTTCGTCGCCCTTGTCGGCGGACTGGTGTTCCTGGTACGGAAGTTCATGGCCTCCTCCGATTCGCGCGGTGAGTGGTAG
- the hisC gene encoding histidinol-phosphate transaminase, translated as MSETSPKLRAELDGIPTYKPGKPAAAGGPVAYKLSSNENPYPPLPGVMESAMAAAQSFNRYPDMACTGLMNELADRFGVPVTHLATGTGSVGVAQSLLQSTSGPGDEVIYAWRSFEAYPIITQISGAKSVQVPLTDGEVHDLDAMADAITDRTRLIFVCNPNNPTGTVVRRGELERFLDRVPSDVLVVLDEAYREFIRDADVPDGLEIYRDRPNVAVLRTFSKAYGLAGLRVGFAVAHEPVAAALRKTAVPFGVTQLAQDAAVASLRAEDELLGRVGSLVSERARVHGALVAQGWSVPETQANFVWLRLGERTLDFAAACEKAGVVIRPFAGEGVRVTIGECEANDVFLHTAETFRKSF; from the coding sequence GTGAGCGAGACGAGCCCCAAGCTGCGCGCCGAGCTGGACGGCATCCCCACGTACAAGCCGGGCAAGCCGGCGGCGGCCGGTGGCCCGGTGGCCTACAAGCTGTCCTCCAACGAGAACCCGTATCCGCCGCTGCCGGGTGTGATGGAGAGCGCCATGGCCGCGGCGCAGAGCTTCAACCGCTACCCCGACATGGCCTGCACCGGACTCATGAACGAGCTGGCGGACCGTTTCGGGGTGCCGGTGACCCATCTGGCCACCGGCACCGGCTCCGTGGGCGTGGCCCAGTCGCTGCTGCAGTCCACCTCAGGCCCCGGCGACGAGGTGATCTACGCCTGGCGCTCCTTCGAGGCGTACCCGATCATCACGCAGATCAGTGGCGCGAAGTCGGTGCAGGTCCCGCTGACCGACGGCGAGGTGCACGACCTCGACGCCATGGCCGACGCGATCACCGACCGGACGCGGCTGATCTTCGTCTGCAACCCGAACAACCCGACCGGTACCGTGGTGCGCCGCGGGGAGCTGGAACGGTTCCTGGACCGGGTGCCCTCGGACGTACTGGTGGTGCTGGACGAGGCGTACCGGGAGTTCATCCGCGACGCCGACGTCCCCGACGGTCTCGAGATCTACCGCGACCGCCCCAACGTGGCCGTGCTGCGCACCTTCTCAAAGGCGTACGGCCTGGCCGGACTCCGGGTCGGTTTCGCGGTCGCCCACGAGCCGGTGGCCGCGGCGCTGCGCAAGACGGCCGTGCCGTTCGGTGTCACGCAGCTCGCGCAGGACGCGGCGGTCGCCTCGCTGCGCGCCGAGGACGAGCTGCTCGGCCGGGTCGGCTCCCTGGTCTCCGAGCGCGCCCGGGTGCACGGGGCCCTCGTCGCGCAGGGCTGGTCGGTGCCCGAGACGCAGGCGAACTTCGTCTGGCTGCGGCTCGGTGAGCGCACGCTCGACTTCGCGGCGGCGTGCGAGAAGGCCGGTGTGGTGATCCGGCCGTTCGCGGGTGAGGGGGTGCGGGTCACCATCGGTGAGTGCGAGGCGAACGATGTGTTCCTGCACACCGCCGAGACCTTCCGCAAGAGCTTCTAG
- a CDS encoding IS1380 family transposase, with amino-acid sequence MHTTGSRPKLVVSADGHGVVAHAGSRLLADLADATGLTDAFTDALRRLRPRGTGHNPGRIAVDVAVMLADGGEAIADLALLRDQAEVFGPVASTPTAWRLLAGIDHTALAALRTARAAAREVAWLQAAETDSGIPAAQAGGRDLPGLVIDMDATLVTCHSEKEQAAATYKRGFGYHPLLCFLDNTGEALAGLLRPGNAGANTAADHITVLDAALAQIPDDRRHGTPILVRTDSAGGAKAFLAHLRALRARGVHTSFSVGHPVTEPVRRAIRALPDEVWHPALEQDGTLRTGAEVAELTGMVDLDGYPDGTRIIVRRERPHPGAQLSVFDLDEGMRHQVFLTDTPYGEGSLQHLEVRHRAHARVEDRIRCGKTTGFGRFPSRHFTLNQAWLELSLAATDLLAWAQTLLLEGELATAEPKKLRYRLLHAAARITRGGRRLRLRIAAAWPWRHELINAFARLTALPRPAT; translated from the coding sequence GTGCACACTACCGGGTCGCGCCCCAAGCTCGTCGTCTCGGCCGACGGCCACGGGGTGGTCGCCCATGCCGGTTCCCGTCTGCTGGCCGATCTCGCTGACGCCACCGGCCTGACCGACGCGTTCACCGACGCGCTGCGCCGCCTGCGGCCACGCGGCACCGGACACAACCCGGGCAGGATCGCGGTAGACGTGGCGGTGATGCTCGCGGACGGCGGCGAAGCCATCGCCGACTTGGCCCTACTGCGTGACCAGGCCGAGGTGTTCGGCCCGGTGGCCTCTACCCCGACCGCCTGGCGCCTCCTGGCCGGCATCGACCACACGGCACTGGCAGCGCTGCGCACGGCCCGAGCTGCAGCGCGCGAGGTCGCCTGGCTGCAGGCCGCCGAGACAGACAGCGGCATACCCGCGGCCCAGGCCGGCGGGCGGGACCTGCCCGGGCTGGTCATTGATATGGATGCCACCCTGGTCACCTGCCACTCCGAGAAAGAGCAGGCCGCAGCCACCTACAAGCGGGGCTTCGGCTACCACCCGCTGTTGTGCTTCCTGGACAACACCGGCGAAGCCCTGGCCGGACTGCTGCGGCCAGGAAACGCCGGCGCCAACACCGCCGCCGACCACATCACCGTCCTCGATGCGGCGCTCGCCCAGATCCCCGACGACCGCCGCCACGGCACCCCCATCCTCGTCCGCACCGACAGCGCCGGAGGAGCCAAAGCGTTCCTGGCCCACCTGCGGGCCCTGCGCGCCCGAGGCGTCCACACATCCTTCTCGGTCGGACATCCCGTCACCGAACCGGTCCGCCGCGCGATCCGCGCCCTGCCCGATGAGGTCTGGCACCCCGCGCTGGAGCAAGACGGCACCCTGCGCACCGGCGCCGAGGTCGCCGAGCTGACCGGCATGGTCGACCTGGACGGCTACCCCGATGGCACCCGGATCATCGTCCGCCGCGAGCGCCCGCACCCCGGCGCCCAACTGTCCGTGTTCGACCTCGACGAGGGCATGCGCCACCAGGTCTTCCTGACCGACACCCCCTACGGCGAAGGCTCGCTGCAACACCTGGAGGTCCGCCACCGAGCGCACGCACGCGTCGAGGACCGCATCCGCTGCGGAAAGACCACCGGCTTCGGCCGCTTTCCCTCCCGCCACTTCACCCTCAACCAAGCGTGGCTGGAGCTGTCACTGGCCGCCACCGACCTGCTCGCCTGGGCCCAGACCCTGCTGCTGGAAGGAGAGTTGGCCACCGCCGAGCCGAAGAAGCTGCGCTACCGGCTGCTGCACGCAGCCGCCCGCATCACTCGCGGCGGCCGCCGCCTTCGCCTGCGGATCGCCGCGGCCTGGCCCTGGCGGCACGAACTCATCAACGCCTTCGCGCGCCTCACGGCACTACCGCGACCAGCCACCTGA
- the thiC gene encoding phosphomethylpyrimidine synthase ThiC — protein MTVSDARTPASNQNDEAGKSIGWHKGYVEGSRPDLRVPVRKVHLTNGRDVTLYDTSGPYTDPNIETDVRRGLPPLRENWIISRGDTEEYAGRAVRPEDDGIKHTSPRGGLRNLDAVFPGRPRQPRRGRDGRAVTQLAYARRGEITPEMEYVAIRENVAPEVVREEIAAGRAVLPANVNHPEIEPMIIGKRFLVKVNANIGNSAVTSSIEEEVEKMTWATRWGADTVMDLSTGRNIHTTREWVLRNSPVPIGTVPLYQALEKVDGKAEELTWDVYKDTVIEQAEQGVDYMTVHAGVLLRYVPLTARRKTGIVSRGGSIMAAWCLAHHKESFLYENFEELCEILAAYDVTYSLGDGLRPGSIADANDEAQFAELRTLGELNSVAKRLGVQTMIEGPGHVPMHKIKENIDLQQEICEEAPFYTLGPLTTDVAPAYDHITSGIGAAMIAWWGTAMLCYVTPKEHLGLPNRDDVKTGVITYKIAAHAADLAKGHPGAQEWDDALSDARFEFRWEDQFNLALDPDTAREFHDETLPAEPAKTAHFCSMCGPKFCSMKISRSITEQFAADPTPSASAEDVEAGMLEKSREFAAGGNRVYLPLAD, from the coding sequence ATGACCGTATCGGACGCACGCACGCCTGCCTCGAACCAGAACGACGAGGCCGGGAAGTCCATCGGCTGGCACAAGGGATACGTCGAGGGCTCGCGCCCCGACCTCCGTGTGCCGGTGCGCAAGGTGCACCTCACCAACGGCCGGGACGTGACGCTGTACGACACCTCCGGCCCGTACACCGACCCGAACATCGAGACGGACGTACGCCGCGGTCTGCCCCCGCTCCGGGAGAACTGGATCATCAGCCGCGGCGACACCGAGGAGTACGCGGGCCGGGCCGTCCGGCCCGAGGACGACGGGATCAAGCACACGTCGCCGCGCGGCGGGCTCCGCAACCTGGACGCGGTCTTCCCCGGCCGCCCGCGTCAGCCCCGCCGCGGGCGCGACGGCCGGGCCGTGACTCAGCTGGCCTACGCGCGCCGGGGTGAGATCACCCCGGAGATGGAGTACGTCGCCATCCGGGAGAACGTCGCCCCCGAGGTGGTGCGCGAGGAGATCGCGGCCGGGCGGGCCGTTCTCCCGGCGAACGTGAACCACCCCGAGATCGAGCCGATGATCATCGGCAAGCGGTTCCTCGTGAAGGTCAACGCCAACATCGGCAACTCCGCCGTCACCTCCTCCATCGAGGAGGAGGTCGAGAAGATGACCTGGGCGACCCGCTGGGGAGCCGACACGGTCATGGACCTGTCCACCGGGCGCAACATCCACACCACCCGCGAGTGGGTGCTGCGCAACTCCCCCGTGCCGATCGGCACCGTGCCGCTGTACCAGGCGCTGGAGAAGGTCGACGGCAAGGCCGAGGAGCTGACCTGGGACGTCTACAAGGACACGGTCATCGAGCAGGCCGAGCAGGGCGTGGACTACATGACGGTCCACGCGGGCGTGCTGCTGCGCTACGTACCGCTGACGGCGCGCCGCAAGACCGGCATCGTCTCGCGCGGCGGCTCGATCATGGCGGCGTGGTGCCTGGCGCACCACAAGGAGTCGTTCCTGTACGAGAACTTCGAGGAGCTCTGCGAGATCCTCGCCGCGTACGACGTGACGTACTCCCTCGGCGACGGCCTGCGGCCCGGGTCCATCGCGGACGCCAACGACGAGGCGCAGTTCGCGGAGCTCAGGACGCTCGGCGAGCTCAACTCCGTCGCCAAGCGCTTGGGCGTGCAGACCATGATCGAGGGGCCGGGACACGTCCCGATGCACAAGATCAAGGAGAACATCGACCTCCAGCAGGAGATCTGCGAGGAGGCGCCGTTCTACACGCTCGGCCCGCTCACCACCGATGTCGCTCCGGCGTACGACCACATCACCTCCGGCATCGGGGCGGCGATGATCGCCTGGTGGGGCACGGCCATGCTCTGCTATGTGACGCCCAAGGAGCACCTGGGCCTGCCGAACCGCGACGACGTGAAGACCGGCGTCATCACCTACAAGATCGCCGCGCACGCGGCGGACCTCGCCAAGGGGCACCCGGGGGCGCAGGAGTGGGACGACGCGCTGTCCGACGCCCGCTTCGAGTTCCGGTGGGAGGACCAGTTCAACCTGGCTCTCGACCCGGACACGGCACGGGAGTTCCACGACGAGACGCTGCCCGCCGAGCCGGCGAAGACCGCGCACTTCTGCTCGATGTGCGGTCCGAAGTTCTGCTCGATGAAGATCAGCAGAAGCATCACGGAGCAGTTCGCCGCGGACCCGACTCCCTCGGCCTCGGCCGAGGACGTCGAGGCGGGGATGCTGGAGAAGTCCAGGGAGTTCGCGGCGGGCGGCAACCGGGTGTACTTGCCGCTTGCGGACTGA
- a CDS encoding SsgA family sporulation/cell division regulator: MRESVQAEVLMSFLVSEELSFRIPVELGYETGDPYAVRMTFHLPGDAPVTWAFGRELLLDGINWPSGDGDVHIAPVGPESLSDVHIRLRVGQDSALFRAGAAPLVAFLDRTDKLLPMGQELTLGDFDVNLEEALGRILAEENAG; encoded by the coding sequence ATGCGCGAGTCGGTCCAGGCCGAGGTTCTGATGAGCTTCCTCGTCTCCGAGGAGCTCTCCTTCCGGATTCCGGTCGAACTGGGTTATGAGACGGGCGATCCGTACGCGGTGCGGATGACCTTCCATCTGCCCGGTGATGCTCCTGTGACCTGGGCATTCGGCCGGGAGCTGCTGCTCGACGGGATCAACTGGCCGAGCGGGGACGGTGATGTGCACATCGCGCCCGTCGGGCCGGAGAGCCTCTCGGACGTCCACATCAGGCTCCGTGTCGGGCAGGATTCGGCACTCTTCCGAGCAGGCGCGGCACCGCTCGTCGCCTTCCTCGACCGCACCGACAAACTGCTTCCCATGGGGCAGGAGCTCACGCTGGGTGACTTCGACGTGAACCTGGAGGAGGCGCTCGGGCGGATCCTCGCCGAGGAGAACGCCGGCTGA
- a CDS encoding cyclophilin-like fold protein gives MQIRISWPTGHLTATIEETPTSKALMGVLPFSATAQTWGEEVYFATPVSVAPEPDARQVVEPGTVAFWTDGDAIALPYGPTPISRGDECRLASPCNLLGRIDGNPRLPAGIRPGDPLRVERVGPA, from the coding sequence ATGCAGATACGCATCTCATGGCCGACCGGGCACCTGACCGCCACCATCGAGGAAACCCCCACGAGCAAGGCGCTCATGGGGGTTCTGCCGTTCTCCGCGACGGCTCAGACCTGGGGCGAGGAGGTCTACTTCGCCACCCCCGTCAGCGTCGCGCCGGAACCGGACGCCCGCCAGGTGGTGGAGCCCGGCACCGTCGCGTTCTGGACCGACGGCGACGCCATCGCCCTCCCGTACGGACCGACGCCGATCTCGCGCGGCGACGAGTGCCGCCTCGCGAGCCCGTGCAACCTCCTCGGTCGGATCGACGGCAACCCCCGCCTGCCAGCGGGCATCCGCCCCGGCGACCCGCTCAGGGTCGAGCGCGTCGGCCCGGCCTGA
- a CDS encoding LacI family DNA-binding transcriptional regulator produces MTAAGKHQVSRTDTTRRSGRQGRAGIRDVAAAAGVSITTVSDALNGKGRLPDATRRHVREVADRLGYRPSAAARTLRTGKSGLIGLTVTTYGDEPFTFTEFAYFAEMARAATSAALARGYALVILPATSRHDVWSNVALDGTVVIDPSDHDPVVTELVRQGLPVVSDGRPAGTLPVTAWVDNDHEAAVLDLLDHLAAAGARRIGLLTGTTTDTYTRLSTTAYLHWCERVGQAPVYESYPAHDPCAGAVAADRLLARPDRPDAVYGLFDPNGTDLLAAARRYGLRVPDDLLLVCCSESTVYATTEPPITTLSLKPRRIGTAVVQLLIDAIEGIDKDRPIEQVIPTELIVRTSSQRRPPRTTVSAPRSPSQP; encoded by the coding sequence ATGACAGCAGCAGGGAAGCACCAGGTGAGCCGGACGGACACAACCCGCCGGAGCGGCAGACAGGGTCGGGCAGGCATCAGAGACGTGGCCGCCGCGGCCGGGGTCTCCATCACAACCGTCTCCGACGCCCTCAACGGCAAGGGCCGACTCCCGGACGCCACCCGCCGGCACGTCCGCGAGGTCGCGGACAGGCTGGGATACCGCCCGTCCGCCGCCGCCCGCACCCTCCGTACCGGAAAGTCGGGCCTGATCGGCCTGACAGTGACGACCTACGGGGATGAACCTTTCACCTTCACGGAGTTCGCGTACTTCGCCGAGATGGCCAGAGCCGCGACCTCCGCCGCTCTCGCCCGCGGCTACGCGCTGGTCATCCTGCCCGCCACCTCCAGACACGACGTCTGGTCGAACGTCGCACTCGACGGCACCGTCGTCATCGACCCCTCCGACCACGACCCGGTCGTCACCGAACTTGTGCGCCAGGGACTGCCTGTCGTCTCCGACGGGCGCCCCGCCGGCACCCTTCCGGTCACCGCCTGGGTGGACAACGACCACGAAGCCGCCGTACTCGACCTGCTCGACCATCTCGCCGCCGCCGGCGCCCGCCGGATCGGCCTGCTGACCGGCACCACCACCGACACCTACACCCGGCTGTCGACCACGGCCTACCTCCACTGGTGCGAGCGCGTCGGCCAGGCCCCCGTCTACGAGTCCTACCCCGCGCACGACCCGTGCGCCGGAGCCGTCGCCGCCGACCGGCTGCTGGCCCGCCCCGACCGGCCGGACGCGGTGTACGGGCTCTTCGACCCCAACGGCACCGATCTGCTCGCCGCCGCCCGCCGTTACGGACTGCGGGTGCCCGACGACCTGCTGCTCGTGTGCTGCAGCGAGTCGACCGTCTACGCCACGACCGAACCGCCCATCACCACGCTCTCGCTCAAACCCCGCAGGATCGGTACGGCCGTCGTCCAGTTACTGATCGACGCGATCGAGGGAATCGACAAGGACCGGCCGATCGAGCAGGTGATACCGACCGAACTGATCGTCAGGACGTCGTCGCAGCGACGTCCACCGCGGACGACCGTGAGCGCGCCGCGGTCCCCCTCGCAGCCGTAA
- a CDS encoding IclR family transcriptional regulator codes for MAGATKVAPEPTLIGSVQRALRLLEAAGAHPDGAPAKVLAREAGISLPTAYHLLRTLTHDDYLRRHSGLYLLGDAVERLVTGGAMQNRRGTLEESLAHWRDAIGVPVYFAVYHEGEIEIVAVSDTPYAPAVTEWADFRETGHAHALGQCLLGQLDESARREHLSRHPVQPVTPYTVPDRRTLLERLAARPRAHPVVERQEYAIGTVCAAIPITGCSGAATMAISLPVHQKARLLPAVEQLRTGIGGLLGSLAFSISI; via the coding sequence GTGGCCGGGGCAACGAAAGTCGCTCCTGAACCGACCCTGATCGGCTCTGTTCAGCGGGCACTGAGACTGCTGGAAGCCGCCGGCGCGCATCCGGACGGGGCCCCCGCCAAGGTGCTGGCGCGTGAAGCCGGAATCTCCCTGCCGACCGCCTACCATCTGCTGCGCACCCTGACCCACGACGACTACCTGCGGCGCCACAGCGGCCTGTATCTGCTGGGGGACGCGGTGGAACGGCTGGTCACCGGCGGGGCGATGCAGAATCGTCGCGGCACCCTCGAGGAGTCCCTCGCCCACTGGCGGGACGCGATCGGTGTCCCTGTCTACTTCGCCGTCTACCACGAGGGCGAGATCGAGATCGTCGCGGTCTCCGACACGCCGTACGCGCCGGCGGTGACGGAGTGGGCGGACTTCCGTGAGACCGGGCACGCGCACGCGCTCGGCCAGTGCCTGCTGGGTCAGCTCGACGAGTCGGCACGCCGGGAGCATCTGAGCCGCCATCCCGTGCAACCCGTGACGCCGTACACCGTGCCCGACCGGCGCACCCTGCTCGAGCGGCTCGCCGCCCGTCCGCGCGCGCACCCGGTCGTGGAACGACAGGAATATGCAATTGGCACAGTCTGCGCGGCTATTCCGATCACTGGCTGTTCCGGCGCCGCGACAATGGCCATTTCGCTGCCCGTCCACCAAAAGGCCAGACTGCTTCCCGCGGTTGAGCAGTTGCGCACAGGAATCGGTGGGCTGTTGGGGTCACTTGCCTTCTCTATCAGTATCTGA